From the Cryptomeria japonica chromosome 2, Sugi_1.0, whole genome shotgun sequence genome, one window contains:
- the LOC131053896 gene encoding berberine bridge enzyme-like D-1, with protein sequence MAFWSYMRTFGLFLFLWLVNLGGRGAVVAYSSQNATALAFTSCLSGNGIENVTFKSSSSSSNYYTLLEFSLQNLRYAEESVPKPYALIVPESRDQLHKSVQCSIQHGWQIVMRSGGHSYEGLSSTSQAPNFVIIDVMKLERVEVDMKSKTAWVESGATLGQLYSAIANKTSLYGFPAGVCPTVGVGGTLSGGGLGLLARKYGVSADHVIDALLVDANGKLVDRKGMGEDVFWALRGGGGGSWGVVVAWQIRLVKLPPVITVFNVNRTGNDNVTELVERWQSVEPFAPEDLYIRVFVFGGSPVSLTFNGMYLGPLPQLLKLVNEIFPEMGLVAADCNETDWVGSVISTAVANGYSADLLNRYLATKRYFKNKSDYVKSAISSSGLQGAWKIMEEKPDSQMILAPFGGVMNRIPSTRIPFPHRAGYLYEIQYVLNWDDASEDAESVAWMRKLYEYMTHYVSKSPRGAYVNYIDLDLGHASANGTSTVQQAKSWGEKYFGVNFFRLVHVKTKFDPNNIFKNAQSIPPLSQS encoded by the coding sequence ATGGCTTTCTGGAGTTATATGAGAACGTTTGGTTTGTTTCTATTTTTGTGGCTTGTAAATTTGGGAGGCCGAGGTGCGGTTGTGGCATACTCGTCACAAAATGCAACTGCACTAGCGTTCACCTCATGTTTGAGTGGAAACGGTATCGAAAACGTGACGTTCAAAAGCTCTTCTTCATCAAGCAACTATTACACGCTCCTCGAATTCTCTCTGCAGAATCTGCGCTATGCGGAAGAAAGCGTGCCGAAGCCATACGCTTTGATTGTTCCGGAGAGCAGAGACCAACTGCACAAGTCAGTGCAGTGCTCCATACAACACGGCTGGCAGATCGTGATGCGCAGTGGAGGGCACAGCTATGAGGGTCTCTCCTCTACTTCTCAGGCTCCCAATTTCGTCATCATCGATGTCATGAAATTGGAAAGAGTTGAGGTGGATATGAAATCCAAGACGGCTTGGGTGGAGTCCGGTGCAACTTTAGGCCAGCTCTACTCCGCCATTGCAAACAAGACTTCGCTCTACGGTTTCCCTGCGGGAGTCTGCCCGACAGTAGGCGTGGGCGGGACTTTGAGTGGAGGTGGGCTTGGGTTACTCGCAAGGAAATATGGCGTCTCGGCAGACCACGTTATAGATGCCCTGCTTGTGGACGCCAATGGCAAATTGGTGGACAGAAAGGGGATGGGAGAAGATGTGTTCTGGGCTCTCCGAGGCGGCGGTGGAGGGAGCTGGGGCGTGGTTGTGGCGTGGCAGATAAGGCTTGTCAAATTGCCTCCCGTAATCACTGTGTTTAATGTCAACAGGACGGGAAATGATAACGTGACAGAGCTTGTAGAACGATGGCAATCTGTTGAACCGTTTGCCCCCGAGGATCTCTATATCCGTGTCTTTGTGTTCGGAGGCAGTCCTGTTAGCCTTACCTTCAATGGAATGTATTTGGGTCCTCTACCTCAACTCCTCAAACTTGTGAATGAGATCTTTCCTGAGATGGGTCTGGTCGCCGCCGATTGTAACGAGACAGACTGGGTCGGCTCGGTCATCTCGACTGCTGTGGCCAACGGATATTCTGCCGACCTCCTCAACAGATATCTTGCCACCAAAAGGTACTTCAAGAATAAGTCCGATTATGTGAAGAGCGCTATCTCTTCATCAGGCCTACAGGGAGCATGGAAGATTATGGAAGAGAAGCCCGACAGCCAAATGATATTGGCTCCCTTTGGAGGCGTAATGAATAGGATACCATCCACTCGGATTCCCTTCCCCCATCGAGCAGGCTATTTATACGAAATTCAGTATGTACTCAACTGGGACGACGCTTCCGAAGATGCAGAGTCTGTGGCTTGGATGCGAAAGTTGTACGAATACATGACTCATTATGTTTCAAAATCTCCCAGAGGTGCTTACGTCAACTACATAGACCTTGACTTGGGCCATGCATCTGCTAATGGAACCTCCACCGTACAACAAGCAAAGTCGTGGGGCGAAAAGTATTTTGGTGTGAATTTCTTCAGGCTGGTGCATGTGAAGACTAAATTCGATCCCAACAATATTTTCAAGAATGCTCAGAGCATTCCCCCGCTCAGTCAGAGTTGA